A genomic segment from Paraburkholderia hayleyella encodes:
- a CDS encoding isovaleryl-CoA dehydrogenase, whose amino-acid sequence METLKPGHTRSTHEITNQVPPLVDYNLFASDPALSAALERNGAAWHRAALLRDGAALSSAQVQALADLANRHSPELFTHSPRGERIDALEFHPAWHTLLTLLRRQDLHALPFSQPQPGAMSARCAGYFLHAQLESGSLCPLTMTFASIPVLQREPALFDTLRDKLYSREHDARDLPLTHKRSAMIGMGMTEKQGGSDVRSNQTQAFPTHGGGRGAHYRLVGHKWFFSAPQCDAHLVLARTSEHAGLSCFFVPRFAPDGSKNAVQVQRLKNKLGNRSNASSEVEFDQAFGILIGDEGRGIPTIIEMASYTRLDCVIGSAALMRAALVQAIHHARHRSAFGRRLIEQPLMRNVLADLALETEAATVLFMRLARAFEETAHAAEERGWQRIVTPAAKFWVCKRALEFTGEAMEVWGGNGYVEDGPMARLYREAPVNSIWEGSGNVMCLDVLRAIEREPDAAHALLAAWQAVAHNEPALQAALTRLTAALATDAAMREASARRIAQQIVLLAQATLLVQYAPPAVADAFIATRLADNCGDNGRIYGTLPATFDHAALIERAFAV is encoded by the coding sequence ATGGAAACATTAAAACCCGGCCACACGCGCTCTACGCATGAAATCACCAATCAGGTGCCGCCGCTCGTTGATTACAACCTGTTCGCCAGCGATCCCGCGCTGAGTGCCGCGCTCGAGCGCAACGGCGCGGCCTGGCATCGGGCGGCGCTGCTACGCGACGGCGCCGCGCTGAGCAGCGCGCAAGTGCAGGCGCTCGCCGATCTGGCGAACCGCCATAGCCCCGAGCTTTTCACGCACAGCCCTCGGGGCGAACGAATCGACGCGCTGGAGTTCCACCCCGCCTGGCACACGCTGCTCACGTTGCTGCGGCGCCAGGACCTGCATGCGCTACCGTTTTCGCAGCCCCAGCCTGGCGCGATGAGCGCGCGTTGCGCAGGCTATTTTCTGCATGCGCAGCTCGAATCAGGCTCGCTTTGTCCGCTCACGATGACCTTCGCCAGCATCCCCGTCTTACAGCGCGAACCCGCGCTCTTCGACACGCTACGCGACAAGCTCTACAGCAGGGAACACGATGCGCGCGATCTGCCCTTGACGCACAAGCGCAGCGCGATGATCGGCATGGGCATGACCGAGAAACAGGGTGGCTCGGACGTGCGCAGCAACCAGACTCAGGCGTTTCCGACGCACGGCGGCGGGCGCGGGGCGCATTACCGGCTGGTGGGGCATAAATGGTTTTTCTCCGCGCCACAGTGCGATGCCCATCTGGTGCTAGCGCGCACCAGCGAACACGCAGGCTTGTCGTGCTTTTTCGTGCCACGTTTTGCACCCGACGGCAGCAAGAACGCGGTGCAGGTGCAACGCCTGAAAAACAAGCTCGGCAACCGCTCAAACGCCAGCAGCGAAGTCGAATTCGATCAGGCCTTCGGCATCCTGATTGGCGATGAGGGGCGCGGCATACCGACCATCATCGAAATGGCCAGCTACACGCGGCTCGACTGCGTGATTGGCAGCGCGGCACTCATGCGAGCGGCGCTGGTGCAGGCGATTCATCATGCGCGGCACCGCAGCGCCTTCGGCCGGCGCCTCATCGAACAGCCGTTGATGCGCAATGTGCTAGCCGATCTCGCGCTCGAAACCGAAGCGGCCACGGTGCTTTTCATGCGTCTGGCACGTGCTTTCGAAGAAACCGCCCACGCCGCGGAAGAACGCGGGTGGCAACGCATCGTCACCCCGGCGGCGAAATTCTGGGTGTGCAAACGTGCGCTCGAATTCACCGGAGAAGCGATGGAAGTCTGGGGGGGCAATGGCTATGTCGAAGACGGGCCCATGGCCCGGCTGTATCGGGAAGCACCGGTCAATTCGATCTGGGAAGGCTCGGGCAATGTGATGTGTCTCGATGTGCTGCGCGCCATCGAGCGCGAGCCGGATGCCGCGCATGCGCTGCTCGCGGCGTGGCAAGCCGTAGCGCACAACGAGCCCGCCTTGCAGGCAGCGCTGACACGGCTCACGGCCGCATTGGCAACCGATGCCGCCATGCGGGAAGCCTCGGCACGCCGGATCGCGCAGCAAATCGTCCTGCTGGCGCAGGCGACACTGCTGGTGCAATACGCGCCACCTGCGGTAGCCGACGCTTTCATCGCCACGCGGCTCGCCGATAACTGCGGCGACAACGGACGAATCTATGGCACGCTGCCTGCAACCTTCGATCACGCTGCGCTCATCGAACGGGCCTTCGCGGTCTGA